From the Kitasatospora atroaurantiaca genome, the window CGCCAGCTCGGCGGCGGCGCGCGACTCGGCAGCGCGGCGAAGGAACCCAGCAGCATCCGTCCCAGCCTCGGCAGCTCTCCGAGCGATGTATTGAGCGCACGCCAGATCTTCATCGGCCTGTCCGTCGTCGCCGGTGACCACGAACGTGACACTGTCACTCCTGCGTGTCCGCAAGAGCCGAGCCGTTGCCTCCGCCACCACGAAGCTGGCGCACAGCACCAGCGACGCCTCCTTGACCGCAAGGGCGCCGACCGTCCCTGCCGTGGTCTTCTGCACAACGGTCCGTCCGCCAAGGTCAACAGACCGCAGCAGGCCCGGCGAGTTGACCATGTCGAACCCAGGCGCGGGCGGCCCGTCTTTGAGCGCCACCCGATCCCGGTGGCGAGCCTTGAGCGCCAGAGCGTCGTCCAGCGACTCGGCAAGAATGATCTTTTCCGCCCCCTGAGCAAAGGCCCAGGCAGCCACGGTGAAAGCACGCATGACGTCGACTACGACCGCCACGGACGGAGCCTCGGCCAGCTCAGCGATGCCAACGAAACGAGTGTCCATTCCGATCATGATCGCGCATGCCCGACCCGAAGCAGTCAGAGAGTGATCTACATCATATCGACGGTCTCGAAGGTGCAACACCTCCGGCTGCCTGCGTCACAAAGGTGGTCCGCAACAACACGCCTGCTCAATCACCACACGGGGTCACCTGCACACGGCCTTTGCGGGACACAAGGCACACGTTCGAGACGAACGTGTTCGGCACCGTGCGTGTCCTGCACGCGTTCCTGCCGCTGCTCGAGCGCTCCGAGGCCCCGGCCGTGGTCAACGTCAGCAGCGGCCTGGCCTCGCTGACCCGGCTCACCACTTTGGGTGGCCCGTCGTACGTCTACCCGGGCGTGGCGTACCAGGCGTCGAAGACAGCGGTCAACGTGATCACCGTGCAGTACGCGAAGGGGTTCCCGAACATGCGGATCAACGCGGTGGAGCCCGGCTTCACCAGGACCGACCTGAACGGGAACACCGGCGTCCAGACCGTCGAGCAGGGCGCCGAGATCATCGTGCGTATGGCGCAGGTGGACCCCGACGGCCCCCACGGGAGGCTACTTCGACGCCGAGGACGCCCTTCCCTGGTAAGGCCGCACCAGGCGCCGTCACCTCGAGGGCGCCGCGCTCGGACACCCTCACAGACGTCAGCACGACGTCAGGACCGCGTCAGAGCGGTGGGCCATAGTCATACCTGTGCACAGGGGCCCGTAAAGACACCGGGGCTCACGGCACAACGAGGACAGCAAGCGGTCCGCAGGCTGTTCCATTGGAGAGGTGCCCGGAGTGGTTTATCGGGGATCTGAGCTCTGGCTCTAGTCGGGTGCAAGCCTGCGCAGGTTCGAATCCTGCCTTCTCCGCTCAAGAAGTAACAGCGACCGCCGCAGACTTCTACTCGACGGCCCGCGCTCTACGGGCGGAGGGTCGTCACCGTTGAGACTGGTACTGATAGGTGGCGGCTCCCCGGCCTCACCACGGTGAGTGACCGCACCGGGTCCGAATCTCTATTGTGTCGCTACCGTTGCGCACCGTCCACACCCACTGGGGGTACGTCGAGGGCACCTTCCGCCTGGACATGGACAAGCGGTCGACCTGGCGCTGGATGCCGCCGTGCCCCGCCCGCACCGCGACGGACGAGGCCGGTTCTCGACCGGAGATCGCCAAGCAATAAGATCATTCCGCATCACGACGCGAAGGGGAGCTCAGCGGCGCGGGTTGCGGTGATAGGTGGGGGTATCAGCGGGCTGGGGACGGCGATCATGCTTGGCCGGCGGGGCCATATGGTCACGTCCAAAGCACGACGGCCCGACCCGAGATCAGTGGGATGCACTCCTCCCAGGCTGAGCGCTTGCCCGGCACCTGGCACAGAAGATCGACGCAGTCATCACCTGAGCACTTGACTCACCCGCCGTAATCACCAGGCGCGAGGGCTGCCAGCTATCACTTCCAGAAACCGCCAACTATCACTGCCAACTCGCGCAGCCACCTGCACGAACCGCAGAGCTGCCGCTCAAGATCGCCAACTGCTGCCCAAACCGCTGATCACCGCGGCGGCGGCGGCGAGTTCGTCCTCGGTGGCGAAGTGCTCGCGGAAGGCGGTGGCCTCGACCGGTCGGTGACGGACGACCAGTCGGCGACGGTGGTCGCGACGCCCTGGAAGTCGCCTGGAACGGCACGGCGAAGCTTCGTACCAGCACTCTGGCAGAGGTGCTGAGCGAACGTCACTGCGCGACGGCCGTACCGTGGGGATCTGACTTCGAGGAAGGGAAGACGGGTGCGGTACAAGGTGACGGTGGATGTCGCGGCAGCGCCGGATCGGGTGTGGGAGGTGCTGGCCGACATCGAGGGCTGGCCCCGCTGGACGGTGTCGATGACGAGCGTAAGGCTGCTGTCCGGCGGCCCAGTGGCGGTGGGCAGCGAGGCGGAGGTCCGACAGCCCAAGCTGACGTCCGCGGTGTGGCGGGTCACCGAGCTGGAGCCCGGGCGCAGCTTCGAGTGGCGCTGCGAGAACCCGGGATTCACCACGATCGGCACGCACCGGATCGAGCCGCTCGGTGAGGACCGGTCGCGGGTGGTGCTCGGCCTCCAGCAGAAGGGGTTCCTGGCGCCGCTGCTCGCATTGGCGTACGGCAAGCTGACCCGCCGGTACGTGGACATGGAGGCGGCCGGGCTGAAGCGGTACTGCGAGGCGCACGGCGGCTGAGCGGTGCGGGGCCGCAGCCCCGAACCGCCCGGCTCAGGCACGTCAGTTGCGGTACGCGTCGTACTGCGGCGCCGCCTGGACCTGCCGCGGCACCGGAGCGCCGGTCGGGCGCCGGTGGCCGCGGGGGAGGCGGGTGAGGGACCGTCGGCCCGGCACAGAAGGCCCCGGCTGGAGGACCCCGCAGACCCCGCACCTAGCGCGGCACGATCTCTCTGTACGAACTGGCGCGTCCGCCGCGCTGTCGACACCGCCACCAAGAACGTCTGAGTGCCTGTCTGAACCCCGGACCGGGTGAGGTCGGTAGCCTGATGCCAGGTGAGCCGTGGGCCAAGTTGGGGCCCACCAACTTGAGAACGATCAAGGATCTCCGGCCTACCACCAGACTTCGCCGGCCTCCGGGTGACGGTCTCCGTGGAGACCGTCACCCGGAGGCTCGTGTGTCTCACAAACCCCAACGGTTCCGCGAACGCTTCCTCAGACGTCTCTTTTCGGGCAGCCCCTGGGTTGACGTGCCGCATCGGGGTTCAGTGTCCCGTCTCACGAGATCTTGCCTCTGTCTCACCTGACCTTGTCCGGTTCGCGCGCAGGGACAAGGCCAGGTGAGACAGCGCAGGCCAGCTGTCCGGTCTCGACGAACGTGAGGGAGTCTCACTGGACAAGGCGAGCGGTGAGCCAGTCATCTCCCATGAAAGTGCCGAGGTTGTCCGTCGCCGGCACGTTCCCGAACGCGCCTGTCAGCGGTGACGTTGGTTCGCTGCGATCACCCGTAGACGGCGGCCCTGTAGCCGGCAGCATCAAGGAGCTCGTCGAGCTCGGCCCTGTTGGACGGCTTGAGCTTGAAGATCCATGCGCCGTAGGGATCCGTGTTGATCGACTCCGGGCGGTCATCCAATACCCCATTGACGGCGATCACCTCGCCGCCGATCGGCGCGCAGACATCCAATACGGCCTCGACCGACTCCACGAGGCCGGCTATGTCCCCCTTGGCCAGAACCGTGCCGATCCGGGTATCCACGAACCAGATCTCGCCGAGGTCCTTCTGGGCGTGGTCACTCAGGCCGACCGTCACAGTGCCGTCCGCTTCCGAGCGAGCCCACTCGTGCGACATGGCGTACCGCAGGTCAGTCGGAATTTTCGACATGGTCTCTCCTTCGAAGCCGTAGTTGATCAGCGTGCTCATCGTGCCCGACGATCGCGGCAGAGGCGCGACGTCCCCCGAAGTGGCCAACGGAAGGTCAGCCCATCGTCGGCGACCACTGCGGGGCGAGACCCGTGAGGCGGGCCCGGGCGGATGTGCGGAAGGCCGCCACGAGGCGGTTGCGGTCGCCGTCCCGGGTCGCCAGCACGACGTGGCTGGGCTCGACGCCTTCAAGCGGGACCGTGGTGAGGTCGGGGCGCAGGGTGTGGGTGTGGACGTGGGCCGAGATGGCCACGGCCTGCCCGGCGGCGATGAGTTCGAACTTGTCCTCGACGGCCTCGATCAGCGGGCCGTCGGGTGCCGGCCGTCCGTCGGGCCGGGGGTCGATCCGCCAGAAGGCGCTCAGGAGCGGGTCGTCACCTCGCACCATGGGCAGGGGTTCGTCGGCGATGTCGTCAAGGGTGACCCCCTCCTTGCCGGCGAGTCGGTGGTCCCGCGACACCACCAGCACCCGGGGCTCGTCGTAGAGGGGAGTCACGTCCAGGCCGTCGGTCGGGAACGGCAGCCGGGAAACCACGGCGTCCACGCGGTGGTCGAGCAGCGCCGGGCGCGGTTCATCCGAGGTCAGGTGCATGGTCCGCACCTCCGCCTCGGGGTGCCGGCGGCGCAGCTCGCGCACGGCCGGGGTGACGATGATGCCCGGCGTGTAGCCGACGGTGATGCGGCTGGGCTGGGCCGCGGCCCGGGTGCGCGCCGCGGCCCGGTCGGCGGAGTGCAGCAACTCCGTGGCGAGCGGCAGGAAGACCTCGCCGGCCTCCGTGAGGTGGTTGCCGTGGGGCGTGCGTTCGAACAGGCGGGCGCCCAGTTGCTGTTCGAGGCGCTGGATCTGCCGGCTCAGCGACGGCTGGGTGGTGTGGAGGGCTTCGGCGGCACGGCCGAAATGCCGGTACTCGGCCACAACGGTGAAGCACCACACCAACCGCAGATCGAGGGTCGTCGGAGGTGGTAGCGAGCCGGGCACCGTTCCAGCGTAGCCCTCACGCCATCCCGTCGACACCCGCACGACCACCGTGACCGGTGGCGATACACGGAGCGTATTGCCCGTTGCGAAGCATTCATTGGACCCGACCGGTGCGGTCGCCGCAGAGTGGGATCACCGGCCGGGCGCCGCCCCAGCGAGCGCCCCATCGGGCCGGTCCTCAATCTTGTCTCCAGGGAGTGCATCGTCATGCGTGTGTTCGTCACCGGCGCGTCCGGGTTCATCGGTTCCGCTCTCGTGTCCGATCTCATCGCCGCCGGCCATCAGGTGGTCGGGCTCGCCCGCTCGGATGCCTCGGCGGCAGCTCTGACCGGCGCCGGTGCCGAGGTGCGCCGCGGCACTCTGGAGGACCTTGACAGCCTGCGCGCCGACGCTGCCGAGGCCGACGGAGTCGTCCACCTGGCGTTCAACCACGACTTCTCGCAACACGAGGCCGCGGCGCGCGCCGAGCTGCGCGCAATCGAGACGCTCGGTGACGCCCTTGAGGGCTCGGACCGGCCGCTGGTCATCGCCGACGGGGGGCCTGTGGGGAGTGAGCAGGACGCGCTGCCCGCCTCGCCGAGCCCCCGGATCGCCGGCGCCCGGGCCGCGCTCGCGCTCGCGGAGCGCGGCGTGCGCTCGTCCATCGTGCGGCTCGCGCCGACGGTCCACGACCGGAGCACGTGCGTCATGGTCGCACAACTGGCCGGCATCGCCCGCGAGAAGGGCGTCTCCGGCTACCTCGGCGACGGGTCCAACCGCTGGCCCTCGGTACACCGGCTCGATGCCGCGCGCCTGTTCCGCCTCGCGGTGGAGAAGGCACCGGCGGGGTCGGTGCTGCACGGCGTCGGCGAGGAGGGAGTGACCATCCGCGCCGTCGCCGAGGTCATCGGCCGCCATGTGAACGTACCCGTGACCGCCGTCACGGCCGAGGACGCCGGCGCCCACTTCGGCTTCCTGGCCGGCATCCTCGGGCTCGACAGGCCGGCCTCGAACACGCTGACTCGCGAATTGCTGGGCTGGCAGCCGACCCACCCCGGGCTCCTCGACGACCTCGACCACGGCCACTACTCCGAGAGCTGACCTCGCCTCGCGGGCGACGGCGGGGGCCGACACCGTCGCGTCGTTCATGTCTGTTGCCGTCGCGCAGATCAAGTCGAACCATCCCGAGCCAGTCGACGCGGTCTCGTGACACCCGTTCGGATTCGATTCGGGAAACGCTCACTCAAGGGTCAGGAAGCGGTCTTCAGCAGCCTCACGCAACGCTGATCAGCCGGATGCTTGTACGTGGCAGCAGATCCCAAAGGGCTCCGGTGAACGCACGGCCGGTGATCGGTCACGACCACGTGAGTACACGGGACTGAAGGGCGTGCGCGGGCGGACCTCGGTGTCGCGGACATCCCGATCGTCCTGGGCGAAGCCGGCTACCCATCGTTGCCGCCGCGTCCGCTTGCTCCCCGCAGTCCGGGGCGACCCCGACCGGTCAGCGTCGGGTCAGGGCGGTGTCAGCGTGGTGGGGAATAGTCATGGGTGTGCAGGGGGCCGGCTGGAGAAGGGTTCGCTGCGCGGCGGACGGCCTGCTGAGTGCGGGTGGCTCCGTTGGGAGAGGTGCCCGGAGTGGTTCATCGGGGATCGGAGCTCTGGCTCTGGTCGGGTGCAAGCCTGCGCAGGTTCGAATCCTGCCTTCTCCGCTCAAGCAGTAACAGCATGGTCCGCCCCAGAGCTGTTCAGCACCACCTCACCGCCGGGCTCTTTAGCGTCACCGTGTGTGAGCGCGATGCCCAGTCGCGGCCGAGCCGCTTCATCTGGTAGACGGTCAAGATGACACAACGGTAGGGGCGTGGGCTCTGACCTCGCGGGCTGTGACGAGCGGGGCCGTCGACCGCACACCTCGGGGCAGGGTCACGCTCGACGTCGTCCGCGTCGGACAGGAAGGGGTCTTGAGGGTCCGTCATGGATCCCGGGCCTTCGGGCGGTGCAGTTCTCCGG encodes:
- a CDS encoding 2-phosphosulfolactate phosphatase; the encoded protein is MDTRFVGIAELAEAPSVAVVVDVMRAFTVAAWAFAQGAEKIILAESLDDALALKARHRDRVALKDGPPAPGFDMVNSPGLLRSVDLGGRTVVQKTTAGTVGALAVKEASLVLCASFVVAEATARLLRTRRSDSVTFVVTGDDGQADEDLACAQYIARRAAEAGTDAAGFLRRAAESRAAAELAEGVRQGVHPDDVALCLELDRFPFAMVAALEDSLMVLRPCAVPSLADATSI
- a CDS encoding SRPBCC family protein, whose amino-acid sequence is MRYKVTVDVAAAPDRVWEVLADIEGWPRWTVSMTSVRLLSGGPVAVGSEAEVRQPKLTSAVWRVTELEPGRSFEWRCENPGFTTIGTHRIEPLGEDRSRVVLGLQQKGFLAPLLALAYGKLTRRYVDMEAAGLKRYCEAHGG
- a CDS encoding glycine cleavage system H protein, encoding MSTLINYGFEGETMSKIPTDLRYAMSHEWARSEADGTVTVGLSDHAQKDLGEIWFVDTRIGTVLAKGDIAGLVESVEAVLDVCAPIGGEVIAVNGVLDDRPESINTDPYGAWIFKLKPSNRAELDELLDAAGYRAAVYG
- a CDS encoding LysR family transcriptional regulator translates to MPGSLPPPTTLDLRLVWCFTVVAEYRHFGRAAEALHTTQPSLSRQIQRLEQQLGARLFERTPHGNHLTEAGEVFLPLATELLHSADRAAARTRAAAQPSRITVGYTPGIIVTPAVRELRRRHPEAEVRTMHLTSDEPRPALLDHRVDAVVSRLPFPTDGLDVTPLYDEPRVLVVSRDHRLAGKEGVTLDDIADEPLPMVRGDDPLLSAFWRIDPRPDGRPAPDGPLIEAVEDKFELIAAGQAVAISAHVHTHTLRPDLTTVPLEGVEPSHVVLATRDGDRNRLVAAFRTSARARLTGLAPQWSPTMG
- a CDS encoding SDR family oxidoreductase, whose product is MRVFVTGASGFIGSALVSDLIAAGHQVVGLARSDASAAALTGAGAEVRRGTLEDLDSLRADAAEADGVVHLAFNHDFSQHEAAARAELRAIETLGDALEGSDRPLVIADGGPVGSEQDALPASPSPRIAGARAALALAERGVRSSIVRLAPTVHDRSTCVMVAQLAGIAREKGVSGYLGDGSNRWPSVHRLDAARLFRLAVEKAPAGSVLHGVGEEGVTIRAVAEVIGRHVNVPVTAVTAEDAGAHFGFLAGILGLDRPASNTLTRELLGWQPTHPGLLDDLDHGHYSES